TTTATGATTGCTGAATTCCACCAAAATATGGTATTGAAATAATAAATGCATTATCTTATAGTGTGCCCTTAAAGGGCTTTTGGTGGAAATCGTATATTGTTAAATATTTTTTCTTTGTACGGAATTAAGATTGATTTTCTTCAGGTCCTTGATTCTACATTGGTTGCTTAATTAGTATGATTTATTTCCTTCTTAACATGTACTTATCATTTTAGTTGAAGGAGGATGGTCAAACCAAAAGAATTCTTACAAGTTTGAAGTCAAACTCCATTGAAATGACAGCTTTTGGAGAAGATTCAAGTTCATGGGGTCAACCATATGTGAGCTACACTTTCTGATCTTCACTTAATTATTTTACTTATGTGCTGTACCTACAGTTAACCAGTAAATAACTTTGAAGTGCAATGACAACAATAGTACTTTAAATCTACATGAACCATATTGTATTGCTGAAAAGTCTATAGTTATAACTTCCCCCTCTTTTATAAGATATCATGAAAGTTGCCAAGCGGTAAAAGAAATCTGAGAAAAGATAGAGCATGCAAGGTTTTAATTCGAAGAAACTATTCAGAATCGAACAAGTATTATGTTGCTTCTGTCACTTCTATTCGTGTATATGCACTCACACATTTCAATGTAAGGCCCGTTCAAAAAAACATTTCAATGTATGACCAAACAATATGTAATTGAAGAATTTTTTTTCTCTAATAAGTCCATGTTCCTTCATAACAAATAGTTCCCACGAGTTTTGGAACTGCTCCAGATTTAAGCATTCTATATTTGTAAAATGTTACAATTGCATGTTCTGCTCATCTTTTTGTCAAGCTTTCATGTGTTGTTTATTTTGGGTGCTTTCACTGTACAGTATGCGGTGCACCAAACAACTTCTGGAGGTCCTGGCGACAGTTACTATGGCTTACATGTCACCACGGATGTGTATAGCCACAATCTAAAACCCGGCCAACAGACTTCGACTGCAATTTGGGTTAATCATGTTGGAGATGGTGTTAAATCAAGCTTAAATACAATTAGTATTGGCTGGCATGTATGTATCATTTTCCCCTTTTAATTTGGACATAACTTTTCAATTTCTGTTGAAACTAGTCAATTTCTGCACGCATGGTAATACAATAACCATGTGACACAACGGCTCCATGCCAAGTTGGGGAGCTTAAAAGAACTCATTAAACCTGATTAAAATGTTCATCCAAAACTATATATAATTTTGAAGATGATTTATGGGCTAAGTTTACACCCCTTATTAAGTGAGGAGTGATGTAAATGTTTTCCAACATTTTGTGTTATACATCACAAGGAAAACAACAAAGGACCATTTGTGGACCATCAAGGAACTATTTGCAAAGCTACATATGCAAAAGTGGAGAAAATCAATACCACTTCATTTTTGAGGATTGTGTTGTCTCATCTTTCCTGTCCTCAACCTTTGTGCATCGAGGCATTGCATTTCTCTCACTTGCACCCTTGGTTTTACAGATCTATCCAGAGCACTATGGAGACTCACATCCACACTTCTATACTGACTGGACGGTGATGTGTTTATGATTTGCTAAAATATATATCTTACTCTGAGGGGAAACATATAGATAAGGTTCCTGACATCTGAGTGAACATATATGCAACAGAGAGATGGATATGCTCAAACTGGATGCTTAAACATGGACTGCCCTGGCTTCATAAGGGTGAATGGTGCTGTTATAGCCCCTGGCGATGTTATACATCCAGTTTCTGGTGTCCCTGGTGGACGTGTACAGAATATCACACTCAGACTGCATAAGGTAGGAGTTGCATCTTTCTTGAAATATTTTACCATTATGTTATGTTCATGACAATGCTTTACTCCTTAAGTCACACTACAATGGCTCAAAATGGTGTATCCATTTTGTATAATTTGCAAATATCTTAGTCCTCGCATATAGTCGGGTTTCTAGTCCTTAAATATAAGT
The sequence above is a segment of the Triticum urartu cultivar G1812 unplaced genomic scaffold, Tu2.1 TuUngrouped_contig_6715, whole genome shotgun sequence genome. Coding sequences within it:
- the LOC125531006 gene encoding uncharacterized protein LOC125531006, which codes for MVLLRTAHTMSLSSSPVIEDAHGDGGGLVADARRCSCTLKEDGQTKRILTSLKSNSIEMTAFGEDSSSWGQPYYAVHQTTSGGPGDSYYGLHVTTDVYSHNLKPGQQTSTAIWVNHVGDGVKSSLNTISIGWHIYPEHYGDSHPHFYTDWTRDGYAQTGCLNMDCPGFIRVNGAVIAPGDVIHPVSGVPGGRVQNITLRLHKDKTSGDWWVYYGLNGIPTGVGYFPRSLFTYLAEKANHVAFGAFVDAEKALPTPPMGSGVLPNGGKGHAASFTNLQLIDKDGNSSPIKANLPELITKAKCHSIRHIDHSQCLYGGPGGCV